The Metabacillus litoralis genome contains a region encoding:
- a CDS encoding DUF4397 domain-containing protein: MHQNESMLVLESAKYQMLADYYKYSNPQLHIMYYQKHLMCVQQLAAVDFHGHTYGMVDRAGQQNSFVRVFHASPDTPGVDVYVNGNKAITNLVFQETTDYLQLPNGRYTIEVYPTGETTQPVLREQLSLTRNTYYTVAATGKVANLKLTVFVDKPYVSPNQAKVRFIHLSPDAPNVDIAVQGGKVLFPNVPYEKATDYMTLSPLTVNLEVRVAGTNNVVITIPQVQLKAGKTYTAVAVGLAGGNPQLEALFLMP, translated from the coding sequence ATGCACCAAAATGAATCAATGTTGGTACTTGAATCGGCAAAATATCAAATGCTTGCTGACTACTACAAATATTCAAATCCTCAGCTGCACATCATGTATTATCAAAAACATTTAATGTGTGTACAACAACTTGCAGCTGTAGATTTTCACGGACATACTTACGGAATGGTAGACAGAGCTGGACAACAGAATTCTTTTGTACGTGTATTTCATGCCTCACCAGACACACCAGGCGTTGATGTTTATGTAAACGGAAATAAAGCCATTACGAATCTCGTTTTTCAAGAAACAACGGATTACTTACAATTACCTAATGGACGCTACACGATTGAAGTGTACCCAACTGGTGAAACAACTCAACCTGTTCTAAGAGAACAGCTTTCTTTAACAAGAAATACTTACTACACTGTTGCAGCAACTGGTAAGGTAGCAAACCTTAAATTAACTGTTTTTGTAGATAAACCGTATGTAAGCCCGAATCAAGCAAAAGTCCGGTTTATTCACCTCTCTCCAGATGCTCCAAATGTTGATATCGCTGTTCAAGGTGGAAAGGTGCTCTTTCCCAATGTTCCGTACGAAAAAGCTACAGATTACATGACATTATCTCCATTAACCGTTAATTTAGAGGTTAGAGTTGCCGGAACTAATAATGTTGTGATAACGATTCCTCAAGTTCAGCTTAAAGCTGGAAAAACCTATACAGCAGTTGCGGTTGGTCTTGCAGGTGGAAATCCTCAATTAGAAGCCCTGTTTTTGATGCCTTAG
- a CDS encoding DUF6376 family protein, with amino-acid sequence MKKLSFLIMIAVFMLTSACSVVDEVNQSLDYVNEANSLLNSMSEFAENAPGLVENAATDPEIRTELENQVNTLTENIEEFNNIDAPAVAEDLHQDLVSKNEELLNQFEQVQQDGEVMVEEIKNSEIFQTVEDITSLIDAVEKLEL; translated from the coding sequence ATGAAAAAGCTTTCTTTTCTTATCATGATTGCGGTTTTTATGCTAACCTCTGCGTGCTCTGTAGTAGATGAAGTAAATCAATCATTGGACTATGTTAATGAAGCAAATAGCTTATTGAATTCAATGAGTGAATTTGCTGAAAATGCACCAGGTCTAGTTGAAAATGCTGCAACTGATCCAGAAATAAGAACTGAACTAGAAAATCAGGTAAACACATTAACCGAGAATATTGAAGAATTTAATAACATAGATGCCCCAGCAGTTGCTGAAGACCTACACCAGGATCTTGTTTCGAAAAATGAAGAATTACTAAATCAGTTTGAACAAGTTCAACAAGATGGAGAAGTGATGGTGGAAGAAATAAAAAATAGTGAAATATTTCAAACTGTAGAGGATATCACATCACTAATTGATGCTGTTGAAAAACTGGAACTATAA